In Streptomyces sp. NBC_00683, the DNA window GGCTGCAGCACCTTCGTGAACAGAACCGTGCCGCCCTGCGCCCGGAGCCGCACCGTCAGTTCCCCGCTCCCGCCGTCGATGTCGACCTCTCCGAAGAACTGCGGGGACTCCATGGGCGACACGTTCGCCCGGTCCGGCGCCCGGACGAAGACCCGCTCGGGGCCGAACGTGCCGTCGAGCGCGTTGGCGGGGAAGCCGCCTGCGGCCAGCGGGCCCGAGACGAACTCCCAGAAGGGTGCGAAGTCCTTGAACGCCGCCCGCTCGGGTGAGTAGTGCTGGGCGCTGGTGTAGTGCACATCGGCGGTCAGCCAGACCGTGCCCGTGATCCGCCGGTGCTTGATGTACCGCAGCAGCTCGGCGATCTGCAGCTCGCGTCCCAGCGGTGCGCCGGGATCACCCTGGGCGACTGCCTCGTAGTCCGTGGCTCCGTCGGGGACGACCAGGCCCAGCGGCATGTCCGCGGCGATCACCTTCCACACCGCGCGCGACTGCGCGAGTTCGCGCTTGAGCCAGCTCAGCTGCTCGGCGCCGAGGATGCCGGTGGTGTCATCGGGCCGGCGGCCGGGGGAGTTGGCGTTGCGGAAGGACCGCATGTCCAGGACGAACAGATCGAGCAGGGGACCGTGCCGCACGACGCGGTGTATGCGCCCTTCCCTGGACGAACCGTTCGCGGAGGAGCCGTGCAGGGCCGACGCGGGGAAGTACTCACGGAACGCACGCATCGAGCGGGCGGCCAGGAGGTCCACGTTCTTCTCCGTGTAGCGCACGTCGTCGAGGATCTGACCGGGATACCAGTTGTTCCGGACCTCGTGGTCGTCCCACTGGATCACGGAAGGAACCTGCGCGTTGAACGCGCGCAGGTTGTCGTCCAGCAGGTTGTACCGGAAGTTGCCGCGGTACTCGTCGAGGGTCTCGGCGACCTTCGACTTCTCCTGGGTCGTGATGTTGCGCCAGGTCCGGCCGTCGGGCAGTGCCACGCTCGGTTCGAGCACGCCGTCCGCGTAGATGTTGTCGCCGCTGCACAGGAAGAAGTCCGGGTCGAGGCGCCGCATTTCCTCGTACACCACGTAGCCGCCGATGTCGGGGTTGATGCCCCACCCCTGGCCCGCTATGTCACCGGACCACAGGAAGCGCACCCCCTCGCGGCGCCTGGCGGGGGCGGTGCGGAAGGTTCCGTACACCGGCTTGCCCGTACGGCGCGGGTCGTGCGGGTCCGCGAGCGTCACCCGGTAGTGCACCTGCTCGCCGGCGGGCAGACCGTACAGGGGGGTCGTGCCCGTGAAGTCCGTTCGGGGCCCGATCAGCGGACCGTGCCATCTGCGGGCCCTGCGGAAGGACTCGGTGGCCGACGTCTCGACCAGCATCCGGGCCGGACGGTCCGAACGCACCCAGACCAGCGCCGACGACGCCGTCACATCGCCCACCTGCACACCCCATGTCGCGCTCGGCCTGCCCGAGAGCGCGAAGGCGGGAGCGGCGGCCAGGGTCGTGGGAACGGCGACCGCGGCCGAGGCCAGCAGCGAGCCGCGCAGCACGGTGCGACGGCCCGGGGCCGGTACGCGAGGACGGTTCGACATCGAGTTGCCTCCAGGGGCGACGGGGCGGGCGGCCTGCCGGAACGGCTGTGCACGCATGGCTGGTTGCCGACTCATGCCTAGTGCCTGGCGGCAGCCGGAACGCCAACCCCAGATGAACAGGCGGCCTGTTCCTTCCCCGGGACGGAACATGCTGCCCGTCCCTTGCCTAGGACGCCTTGAGCCCGTGGGCCAGCAGACGGATCCCGTGCGCGATGTCGGACGGGGCCAGATGCGCGTAGCCGAGCACCAGACGGACCGCGGGGTCCTCGGCGCCGGCCGTCCCGTAGTCGCTCAGGGGGCGAAGGGCGATCCCGGCCGCCGCCGCCCGGACCAGGATGTCCGTCCGGGCCCCGCAGCGTTCGGGCAGACGGGCGATGATGTGCAGCCCCGCGGCGATCCCGCTGACCTCGGCCCCGGGAAAGTGTTCCGCCAGCGCAGCGGTCATGGCGTCCCGGCGCTCCCGGTAGGCGCGCTGGCAGCGGCGCAGGTGACGGTCGTAGCCGCCGCGGGTGACGAAGTCCGCGAGGACGGCCTGGTCGATGGCGGGATTGCCGAGGTCCATGGTGCGCTTGCGGTCGACGATCTCGTCGGTCATCGACGCGGGGGCGATCAGCCAGCCCAGTCGCAGTCCCGGCGCCAGCGACTTGCTCACCGAGCCGGTGTACACGACATGCTCCGGGTCCAGTCCCTGGAGCGCCCCGACCGGCGCCCTGTCGTAGCGGAAGTCGCCGTCGTAGTCGTCCTCCATGATCACGGCCGAGGAGCTGCGGGCCCAGTCGAGGAGTCCGCTGCGCCGCTCGGCGGAGTAGGCGATCCCGGTGGGGAACTGATGCGCCGGGGTCGTGACGAGAGCGCGCACGCCGGAGCGCAGCAGCGGTGCCACAGCGAGTCCCTCGTCGTCCAGCGGAAGCGGTACCGTCCCGAGCCCGGCCGAGGCGAACAGCGTGGCGTGCTCCGGGCTCCCCGGGTCCTCGACGCCGACCGCCGAGGCGCCGCGCGCCCGCAGCACGAACCCGAGCAGCGTCGTCGCCTGCGCCACCCCCGAACACACCACCAGCCGCTCGGGATCGGCCACCACCCCGCGGCGCCGCGTCAGCAGGGCGGCCAGTGCCTCGCGCAGCTCCGGAAGTCCGCGCGGGTCCGGGTAGCCGAGGGCACTGTGCGGCAACCGGCCGAGGACCGCGCGGTGGGCGGCGCCCCATGCGCTCCGCGGGAAGAGGGAGAGGTCGGGGGTGCCCGGGCGGAAGTCCACCCGTACGCCCGGCGCACGCGGCGCCAGGTCACGCGCCCCGTGGGCGGCCGGCCGCACCCCGCCGCTCACCCAGGTGCCCGCGCCTCGGCCGCTGCGCAGATAACTCTCGGCCGTGAGCTGCTCGTACGCCTCCGTCACCAGACCGCGCGACACCCCGAGGTCGGCAGCGAGTTCACGGCTTGCCGGAAGTCTGGTCCCGGCCGCGAGCCGGCCCGAACGCACGGCCTCGCGCAGCGCCGACTGCAGAGCCCGCCCGCGCTGGCGGGCTGGCGCGGAGACGGCGGGAACCAACAGCTCCCAGGCGGCGGTAGCGATGGGCGGCTCTTCCTGAACGCCCGGGTCGGGTCGCGAATTGGTCTCCGAAGACGTCATGGAAGTGGACCTTAAACCGGACCGTGCCCGAACCTAGCGTCGGTTCCATGAACGCTACCGATCTGCGCGGCGCCCTCCTCGCTGCCTTCGCCTGCACCCTGGTCGGTGCCTCCTTCACCGCGAACAGCCTCCTCGGCGACTACCCGTACGCTGGCGGGCAGGCACTGAGGTACGGCCTCGCCGCACTGCTGCTGCTCCCGCTCCTGCACAGCGGCGGCAGGTCGGGGCTCGCCCCTCTGCGTACCCTCACAGGCCGTCAGTGGGGCCGCCTCGCGGCCCTCGCGGCCATTGGCATGGTCGGCTTCAACCTGGCGGTGCTGGCCGCCGAACGCTCGGCGGAGCCGGCTGTTCCGGGCGTGTTCGTCGGCTGCGCACCCATCGTCGTGGGGGTCATGGTTCCTGCGCTGGAAGGCCGCCGTCCCTCGCGGACCGTCCTGTACGCGGCCGGCTTCGTCGCCGCCGGGGCGTTCACCGTCCAGGGCTGGGGCCGGACCGACCTGGCGGGCATCCTCTGCTCGACGGGCGCGCTCGCCGGTGAGGTCGGCTTCGCGGTACTGGCCGTGCCGGTGCTGCGTCCCCTGGGCCCGAAGCTGCTGTCGGCGACCGTCTGTGCCGTCGCCGCAGTGGAATCGGCGCTGCTCGGCGTACTGCTGGACGGGGCAGGGTTCGTACGGGTGCCCACGGCAGGGGAGGCGCTGGCCCTGTTGTGGCAGGCAGCCGTCGTCACGGTGATCGGATTCGTCTGCTGGTACAGCGGTATGCGGCGTATCGGTGCCGAGCGCGCCACGCTCTTCTCCGGACTGATCCCGGTCTCGGCCGCACTCACCGCGCCTGTCGTCGGTGCGGGGGCGTACGGCATCGCGCAGGGTGCGGGCAGCCTCCTGGTGGGCGCGGGTGTGGCCCTCGGCTCGGGCGTCCTGAGGCGCCGCCTTCCTGCAGCCGGGAGAGCTGGCGCTGCAGCAAGCGGTGCGGGCCGTTCCGGGACTGGGGCCACGGCTGCAGCGGCACTGCGCGCCGGGCGTTCAGCGGCTCGTGTCGAGGATGACGCGCGCCACGGGGGCGGGGTCGTCGTTCATCGGAACATGACCGCAGTCGGGGAGCCGTACGAGCCGGGCGCCGGGGATGAGGCTCTTGGCCCGGACTCCCTGCCGGCGCAGCAGCAGACGGTCCCGGTTGCCCCAGGCGATGGTGACCGGAAGATCCGGCACGTCGTCGGTGAAGGCGAGGCCCCGGCCGGCGGCAAGAGTCTGGTGGAAGCCCGTCGCCCCGCGCAGAGCGACCGTCTCCGACACGACGGCATCGGGTGAACGGCGGCCGGGCCGTGCGTAGATGGTGCTGGTCAGCGCCGCACGGCCGGCCGAGCTCCGCGAAAGCCGCTCGATCACGGGCATCGGCATCGTCAGCGCACCGCGGCGCATCGTGCGCAGCACCCCGAAGGCGTAGCGGCGCTCACCCTCCGTCCAGAACCCGGCCGGGGACAGAGCCGTCACCGAGGATACGAGCTTCTCGCGGCCCAGCTCCAGCGCCAGGAGCCCTCCGAGGGAGTTCCCCGCGACGTGCGGACGCTCCACCCCGATCGCCTCGCAGAAGGCGGCGAGCACAGGGACCACGGTGTCCAGGTCGTAGGGGAGGCCGTCCGGCAGCGCCGGTGAGTCCCCGAACCCGGGCAGGTCCACGGCTATGACATCCCGCTCGGCGGCCAGGATCCGTACGACCGGGTCCCAGGCCTGACGGTGGTGACCGATGCCGTGGAGCAGAAGCAACGGCTCGCCGGACCCGGTTCGTTCGTACGCCATGGACACGGTGTGCCGGCCGAGGGCCGAATCGACTACGAACGAGACCGTGGTGGCCATGCTGCTCCTCAGGTGATCCGTCCCCGGGCGGGCGGGGGATGAGTGGACAGGCCCCTCGTCAGCAATGATTACCGCCCGGTAGCTTGTAGTTCAATAGGTGCGCCCGATTCCTGCTGTTCCTGCTGTTCCTGCTGTTCTTGCTGGACAGCGTCTGACGTGTCCGCTGGGATGGGGAAGTGACTGCCGACACCGCGACCGATCTCTTCGAAGAAAGCCGGCCCGTCCTCACCGGGGTCGCCTACCGCATGCTCGGCCGCATCGCCGACGCCGAGGACGTGGTGCAGGAGGCGTGGCTCCGCTGGTCGTCGGCGGGACGCGAGGACGTGCGGGAACCGAGGGCCTTCCTCGTACGCATCACCACCAGGCTCGCCATCGACCGGCTGCGCCACCTGCAGTCCAGGCGCGAGGCGTACGTGGGGCCGTGGCTGCCCGAGCCAGTCGTCACCGAGTTCGGGCCTTCCGTCCCCGACACCGCGGAACAGGCGGTCCTCGCCGACTCCGTGTCCCTCGCCGTGCTGGTCGTCCTCGAGTCGCTCTCGCCGTTGGAGCGCGCGGTGTTCGTCCTCCGCGAGGCCTTCGGATTCCCCTACGCCGAGATCGCGGTCACCCTCGACCGGACCGAGGCTGCGGTTCGCCAGCTCGCCGGACGGGCCAAGAGGCACGTGGAGGAGCGCAAGCCGCGTTACGACGTGGATCCGGCCGTACGCCGTGATCTCACCGAGCGGTTCCTGTCCGCCGCGTCGGGTGGCGACTTCGAGAAGCTGCTCGACCTGTTGGCGCCCGATGTGCGGCTGGTCAGCGACAGCGGGGGCAAGTCGAAGGCGCCGCGGCGGATCATCGAGACCGCTGACAAGGTCAGCCGCTTCCTCTTCGCTGTCGGGCGGGACATGTCCGTGGAAATGGAGGCGCGGATCGTCGAGCTCAACGGTGGTCCGGCCGTGGCGTTGTTCATCGACGGAAATGTGGACACGGTCTTCCAGCTGGACGTCGAAGAGGGATTCATTCAATGTGTCTATATCGTTCGTAATCCAGACAAACTTTCCGGATTGTCCGTGAATTGGGCGGCCGCTCGCGGATAACCGTCCGCTTTCCTCGCCTCGGCCCTTCTCGCGGCACCTGCGAACCCGTGAGCCCCAACGAGCCCCACGAGCCTCTTCGGACGTGGGGCTCAGTGCTGCGTACTGCCCACCGCTCCGCGAACGTCCTGTGAACGCTCTGCGGCAGTGGATCGTTTCGCTCTGTTACGGGGTGAGGATTGGTCTTGACCAAGGTGGTACGCCGCCCTAAGGTCTCCATGTTAAGACAGGGACCTTTAATAAATAACGTCGCGGAAAGACGCCGGGCGAATGCGGAGGACAGGGTGGGGACCACGCAGCTGGAATCGGTACAGGAGCCGAAGTACTGGCACCTCAAGACCGTGCTCAGTGAGGCACTCGACTCGGACTTTGCGGTAGGAGAGATCCTGCCCAACGAGCGTGACCTCGCGGCGCGTTTCGGAGTCGCCAGGGCCAC includes these proteins:
- a CDS encoding alkaline phosphatase D family protein, which produces MSNRPRVPAPGRRTVLRGSLLASAAVAVPTTLAAAPAFALSGRPSATWGVQVGDVTASSALVWVRSDRPARMLVETSATESFRRARRWHGPLIGPRTDFTGTTPLYGLPAGEQVHYRVTLADPHDPRRTGKPVYGTFRTAPARRREGVRFLWSGDIAGQGWGINPDIGGYVVYEEMRRLDPDFFLCSGDNIYADGVLEPSVALPDGRTWRNITTQEKSKVAETLDEYRGNFRYNLLDDNLRAFNAQVPSVIQWDDHEVRNNWYPGQILDDVRYTEKNVDLLAARSMRAFREYFPASALHGSSANGSSREGRIHRVVRHGPLLDLFVLDMRSFRNANSPGRRPDDTTGILGAEQLSWLKRELAQSRAVWKVIAADMPLGLVVPDGATDYEAVAQGDPGAPLGRELQIAELLRYIKHRRITGTVWLTADVHYTSAQHYSPERAAFKDFAPFWEFVSGPLAAGGFPANALDGTFGPERVFVRAPDRANVSPMESPQFFGEVDIDGGSGELTVRLRAQGGTVLFTKVLQPGRTGQ
- a CDS encoding RNA polymerase sigma-70 factor → MTADTATDLFEESRPVLTGVAYRMLGRIADAEDVVQEAWLRWSSAGREDVREPRAFLVRITTRLAIDRLRHLQSRREAYVGPWLPEPVVTEFGPSVPDTAEQAVLADSVSLAVLVVLESLSPLERAVFVLREAFGFPYAEIAVTLDRTEAAVRQLAGRAKRHVEERKPRYDVDPAVRRDLTERFLSAASGGDFEKLLDLLAPDVRLVSDSGGKSKAPRRIIETADKVSRFLFAVGRDMSVEMEARIVELNGGPAVALFIDGNVDTVFQLDVEEGFIQCVYIVRNPDKLSGLSVNWAAARG
- a CDS encoding alpha/beta fold hydrolase, whose product is MATTVSFVVDSALGRHTVSMAYERTGSGEPLLLLHGIGHHRQAWDPVVRILAAERDVIAVDLPGFGDSPALPDGLPYDLDTVVPVLAAFCEAIGVERPHVAGNSLGGLLALELGREKLVSSVTALSPAGFWTEGERRYAFGVLRTMRRGALTMPMPVIERLSRSSAGRAALTSTIYARPGRRSPDAVVSETVALRGATGFHQTLAAGRGLAFTDDVPDLPVTIAWGNRDRLLLRRQGVRAKSLIPGARLVRLPDCGHVPMNDDPAPVARVILDTSR
- the pdxR gene encoding MocR-like pyridoxine biosynthesis transcription factor PdxR; the protein is MTSSETNSRPDPGVQEEPPIATAAWELLVPAVSAPARQRGRALQSALREAVRSGRLAAGTRLPASRELAADLGVSRGLVTEAYEQLTAESYLRSGRGAGTWVSGGVRPAAHGARDLAPRAPGVRVDFRPGTPDLSLFPRSAWGAAHRAVLGRLPHSALGYPDPRGLPELREALAALLTRRRGVVADPERLVVCSGVAQATTLLGFVLRARGASAVGVEDPGSPEHATLFASAGLGTVPLPLDDEGLAVAPLLRSGVRALVTTPAHQFPTGIAYSAERRSGLLDWARSSSAVIMEDDYDGDFRYDRAPVGALQGLDPEHVVYTGSVSKSLAPGLRLGWLIAPASMTDEIVDRKRTMDLGNPAIDQAVLADFVTRGGYDRHLRRCQRAYRERRDAMTAALAEHFPGAEVSGIAAGLHIIARLPERCGARTDILVRAAAAGIALRPLSDYGTAGAEDPAVRLVLGYAHLAPSDIAHGIRLLAHGLKAS